Proteins encoded by one window of Salmonirosea aquatica:
- the rimO gene encoding 30S ribosomal protein S12 methylthiotransferase RimO, whose translation MKTKGIRTNKVNIVTLGCSKNLVDSEVLYTQLKGNGYNVAHESKKDDAQIVVINTCGFIDGAKEESIDTILRYADAKAAGVVDKVYVTGCLSHRYKDELALEIPTVDAWFGTNELPRLLKTLKADYKHELVGERLLTTPTHYAYLKIAEGCDRPCSFCAIPLMRGGHVSRPIEELVTEAKSLARRGTKELILIAQDLTYYGLDIYKKRNLSDLLARLSDVEGIEWIRLQYAYPAGFPMDILDVMQERSNICKYLDMPLQSGSTEILKAMRRGITREKTEALIETIREKVPGIALRTTLIVGHPGETEALFDETYDFVEKMRFDRLGAFQYSHEDNTHSHTMPDDVPAEIKQERADALMELQQGISWELNQEKIGQTHKVLFDRKEGGYFIGRTQFDSPEVDNEVLVPAQHYVRLGDYARVQITSAEEFDLYGNVVS comes from the coding sequence ATGAAAACCAAAGGAATACGTACTAATAAAGTCAACATTGTCACGCTGGGTTGCTCCAAAAACCTGGTGGACTCGGAAGTACTTTACACCCAATTGAAAGGCAACGGCTACAACGTGGCACACGAATCCAAAAAAGACGATGCGCAGATCGTGGTCATCAATACCTGCGGCTTCATCGATGGAGCTAAGGAAGAATCCATCGACACTATCCTGCGCTACGCCGACGCCAAAGCAGCGGGTGTAGTGGATAAAGTGTACGTGACGGGCTGCCTGTCGCACCGCTACAAGGACGAACTGGCCCTGGAAATTCCGACGGTAGATGCTTGGTTCGGTACCAACGAGCTACCCCGCCTGCTCAAAACCCTGAAAGCCGACTATAAGCATGAATTGGTCGGTGAGCGGCTACTCACCACGCCCACGCACTACGCCTACCTCAAAATTGCCGAGGGCTGTGACCGCCCGTGCAGTTTTTGTGCCATTCCGCTCATGCGCGGCGGCCATGTGTCAAGGCCCATCGAAGAATTAGTGACCGAAGCAAAGTCATTGGCCCGACGGGGTACCAAAGAACTGATTCTCATCGCCCAGGACCTGACTTATTACGGACTTGATATTTATAAGAAAAGGAACTTATCTGACCTCCTCGCCCGGCTGTCAGATGTGGAAGGTATTGAGTGGATCCGGCTGCAATATGCATACCCGGCGGGTTTTCCGATGGATATATTGGATGTGATGCAGGAGCGGAGCAATATCTGCAAGTACCTCGACATGCCCTTGCAATCGGGCTCGACGGAAATTCTGAAAGCCATGCGGCGCGGCATTACCCGCGAGAAAACCGAAGCGCTGATCGAAACCATCCGCGAGAAGGTACCCGGTATCGCGCTTCGCACTACGCTCATCGTGGGCCATCCCGGTGAAACGGAAGCACTTTTTGACGAAACCTACGACTTTGTGGAAAAAATGCGCTTTGACCGGTTGGGTGCTTTCCAGTACTCTCACGAGGACAATACGCACTCGCATACCATGCCCGACGATGTACCCGCCGAAATCAAGCAGGAACGCGCCGATGCCCTCATGGAACTACAGCAGGGTATTTCGTGGGAATTGAACCAAGAGAAAATCGGACAAACCCACAAGGTACTCTTTGACCGTAAGGAAGGTGGCTATTTCATTGGCCGTACTCAGTTTGATTCACCCGAGGTGGATAATGAGGTATTGGTACCTGCCCAACACTATGTGCGTCTGGGTGATTATGCCCGGGTTCAGATCACATCCGCAGAGGAATTTGATTTGTATGGTAATGTAGTGAGCTAG